A single Atopobiaceae bacterium DNA region contains:
- a CDS encoding ABC transporter ATP-binding protein has translation MRPVSMLKVDDINVYYGSIHAVKGISFEVNEGEIVTLIGANGAGKSTTLNTVAGLLRPKRGTIEFEGESLTGIPAHKIVSKGIALCPEGRRVFLQMSVRENLDMGAFTRDDAEAKETLEVVFDKFPRLKERENQSAGTLSGGEQQMLAMGRALMSKPRLLMLDEPSMGLAPILVQEIFDIIETLHDTGTTVLLVEQNAQMALSIADRAYVLETGAVSMEGSAAELAADDRVRKAYLGG, from the coding sequence ATGAGGCCTGTGAGCATGCTCAAGGTCGATGACATCAACGTCTACTACGGCAGCATCCACGCCGTGAAGGGAATCTCCTTCGAGGTGAACGAGGGCGAGATCGTCACCCTCATCGGTGCCAACGGGGCCGGCAAGTCGACGACGCTCAACACGGTCGCCGGCCTCCTGCGTCCCAAGCGCGGCACGATCGAGTTCGAGGGCGAGAGCCTCACCGGCATCCCCGCCCACAAGATCGTGAGCAAGGGCATCGCCCTGTGCCCCGAGGGCAGGCGCGTCTTCCTGCAGATGAGCGTCCGCGAGAACCTCGACATGGGCGCCTTCACCCGCGATGACGCGGAGGCCAAGGAGACCCTCGAGGTGGTCTTCGACAAGTTCCCCCGCCTGAAGGAGCGCGAGAACCAGAGCGCCGGCACCCTCTCGGGCGGCGAGCAGCAGATGCTGGCCATGGGGCGCGCCCTCATGAGCAAGCCGCGCCTGCTCATGCTCGACGAGCCCTCCATGGGGCTTGCGCCCATCCTCGTGCAGGAGATCTTCGACATCATCGAGACGCTGCACGACACGGGCACAACCGTCCTGCTGGTCGAGCAGAACGCCCAGATGGCCCTCTCCATCGCCGACCGTGCCTACGTGCTCGAGACGGGTGCCGTGTCGATGGAGGGCTCGGCAGCCGAGCTCGCCGCCGACGACCGTGTGCGGAAGGCCTATCTCGGCGGGTGA
- a CDS encoding ABC transporter ATP-binding protein, whose translation MSEPIHEVERAEKAGEQTRMVPLPSDYIVPERDVDETPVLECRHLGIDFGGLHAVEDFNLTVGKTEIAGLIGPNGAGKTTVFNLLTKVYQPTRGTILLDGTDTAGMSVAKASSAGIARTFQNIRLFSSLTVEENVEIGLHNQVSCGMWSGILRTPRYWKSERQFHERSLELLDVFDMAVYAGHVAGSLPYGAQRRLEIVRALATNPKLLLLDEPAAGMNPSETADLMTNIRKIRDQFGIAVMLIEHDMDLVMGICEGIAVLNYGKIIAKGTPADIQGNPQVIEAYLGKQKEA comes from the coding sequence ATGAGTGAGCCCATCCACGAGGTGGAGCGCGCCGAGAAGGCCGGGGAGCAGACCCGCATGGTGCCGCTGCCCAGCGACTACATCGTCCCTGAGCGCGACGTGGACGAGACGCCCGTGCTCGAGTGCCGACACCTCGGCATCGACTTCGGTGGCCTCCATGCCGTCGAGGACTTCAACCTCACCGTGGGCAAGACCGAGATCGCGGGCCTCATCGGCCCCAACGGTGCCGGCAAGACCACGGTCTTCAACCTGCTCACGAAGGTCTACCAGCCCACGCGCGGCACCATCCTGCTCGACGGCACCGACACGGCCGGCATGAGCGTGGCCAAGGCCAGCTCGGCAGGCATCGCCCGCACCTTCCAGAACATCAGGCTCTTCTCGTCGCTCACGGTGGAGGAGAACGTCGAGATCGGCCTCCATAACCAGGTCTCCTGCGGCATGTGGAGCGGCATCCTGCGTACGCCTCGCTACTGGAAGAGCGAGCGGCAGTTCCACGAGAGGTCCCTCGAGCTGCTCGACGTCTTCGACATGGCCGTCTATGCGGGCCACGTCGCGGGGTCGCTTCCCTATGGGGCCCAGCGCAGGCTCGAGATCGTCCGCGCGCTCGCGACCAACCCGAAGCTGCTCCTCCTCGACGAGCCGGCTGCCGGCATGAACCCGTCCGAGACGGCCGACCTCATGACCAACATCCGCAAGATCCGCGACCAGTTCGGCATCGCGGTCATGCTCATCGAGCACGACATGGACCTCGTGATGGGCATCTGCGAGGGCATCGCCGTGCTCAACTACGGCAAGATCATCGCCAAGGGCACCCCTGCCGACATCCAGGGAAACCCACAGGTCATCGAGGCCTATCTCGGCAAGCAGAAGGAGGCATGA
- a CDS encoding GNAT family N-acetyltransferase, whose product MISVARISFEQLEDTAAQHDVTLPIEQTGLWADYQKTIPGRTPWGCVSLTRDDDVLAVASFHDYETHGYHFLRSCHGPVWLAAPSEADEAEAVEALRAFVHEADHDQAFIRMSVAHDVPQCRPTLSTVPYDHTLVIDLAGGEEDVLSRMKPRGRRDVRKALRESPATCADETDQAAASFEEYYDVMRETGERDGFAPSPISDYEDMLRILGPDHCRVFAGRIDGKVVTWSIVTISGTRAVRYYGASRTDTMRSHVTDKLVLFECVSLGERGCADYDMMGIGSDFAPSLMGLNEFKTKFAKEGTIEVAPDRDIPVRDGFYTALTKAKALKDKLAR is encoded by the coding sequence ATGATCAGCGTTGCCAGGATTTCCTTCGAGCAGCTCGAAGACACCGCGGCCCAGCATGACGTCACCCTTCCCATCGAGCAGACCGGCCTCTGGGCCGACTACCAGAAGACCATCCCCGGACGCACCCCCTGGGGATGCGTCTCGCTGACGAGGGACGACGACGTCCTCGCGGTCGCGTCGTTCCACGACTACGAGACCCACGGCTACCACTTCCTCAGGAGCTGCCATGGCCCCGTCTGGCTGGCGGCACCGTCCGAGGCCGATGAGGCCGAGGCGGTCGAGGCGCTGCGCGCGTTCGTGCACGAGGCCGACCATGACCAGGCGTTCATCAGGATGTCGGTCGCGCATGACGTCCCGCAGTGCCGGCCGACCCTCTCCACGGTCCCCTACGACCACACCCTCGTCATCGACCTCGCCGGCGGCGAGGAGGACGTCCTCTCGCGCATGAAGCCGCGAGGCCGACGCGACGTCCGCAAGGCCCTCCGCGAGAGCCCAGCGACCTGCGCCGACGAGACCGACCAGGCAGCGGCCTCGTTCGAGGAGTACTACGACGTCATGCGCGAGACGGGCGAGCGCGACGGCTTCGCCCCCTCCCCCATCTCGGACTACGAGGACATGCTCCGCATACTCGGCCCCGACCACTGCCGCGTCTTCGCCGGGCGCATCGACGGCAAGGTGGTCACCTGGTCGATCGTCACCATCTCGGGCACGCGCGCCGTCCGCTACTACGGGGCCTCGCGCACCGACACCATGCGCTCGCACGTCACCGACAAGCTCGTGCTCTTCGAGTGCGTCTCGCTCGGCGAGCGGGGCTGTGCCGACTATGACATGATGGGCATCGGGAGCGACTTCGCCCCCAGCCTCATGGGACTCAACGAGTTCAAGACCAAGTTCGCGAAGGAGGGCACCATCGAGGTCGCCCCCGATCGCGACATCCCCGTGAGGGACGGCTTCTACACGGCGCTCACCAAGGCGAAGGCGCTCAAGGACAAGCTCGCGCGCTAG
- a CDS encoding branched-chain amino acid ABC transporter permease, which produces MDFLSNLINGLSLGSVYAIIALGYTMVYGIAKMLNFAHGDVIMVGGYICFCAMSYLNLNPFLAVLLSVAGCTVAGIVIERLAYKPLRNAPSLDVLITAIGVSYFLQNAALLIWGSDPKSFTSVVDLPSLVLFDGQLTITAVAVVTVLSCAVIMVGLTLFTTKTRMGKAMRACSEDQGAARLMGINVNSTISLTFAIGSGLAAIAGVLLCSAYPTLMPTTGSMPGIKAFTAAVLGGIGSIPGAVLGGVLLGIIEIFAKAYIGTQLSDAIVFGVLIVVLLIKPAGLLGKQIREKV; this is translated from the coding sequence ATGGACTTTCTCTCGAACCTGATCAACGGACTCTCACTCGGGAGCGTGTATGCCATCATCGCCCTGGGATACACGATGGTCTATGGCATCGCCAAGATGCTCAACTTCGCCCATGGCGACGTCATCATGGTGGGTGGCTACATCTGCTTCTGCGCGATGAGCTACCTCAACCTGAACCCGTTCCTGGCGGTCCTGCTCTCCGTCGCGGGATGCACCGTGGCCGGCATCGTGATCGAGCGGCTGGCCTACAAGCCCCTGCGTAACGCCCCCTCGCTCGACGTCCTCATCACGGCCATCGGCGTGTCGTACTTCCTGCAGAACGCGGCCCTGCTCATCTGGGGGTCTGACCCGAAGTCGTTCACCTCGGTGGTGGACCTCCCCTCGCTCGTCCTCTTCGACGGGCAGCTCACCATCACCGCGGTCGCGGTCGTGACGGTCCTCTCGTGTGCCGTCATCATGGTCGGGCTCACCCTGTTCACGACCAAGACCCGCATGGGCAAGGCGATGCGCGCCTGCTCCGAGGACCAGGGCGCGGCCCGTCTCATGGGCATCAACGTCAACTCCACCATCTCGCTCACGTTCGCCATCGGCAGCGGCCTTGCCGCCATCGCAGGCGTCCTCCTCTGCAGCGCCTACCCGACGCTCATGCCCACCACGGGCTCCATGCCGGGCATCAAGGCCTTCACGGCCGCCGTCCTGGGTGGCATCGGGTCGATCCCCGGCGCCGTCCTCGGTGGCGTCCTTCTCGGTATCATCGAGATCTTCGCCAAGGCATACATCGGCACGCAGCTCTCGGATGCCATCGTCTTCGGCGTCCTCATCGTCGTGCTGCTCATCAAGCCTGCAGGCCTTCTCGGCAAGCAGATCAGGGAGAAGGTGTAG
- a CDS encoding branched-chain amino acid ABC transporter permease, translated as MGALKGISKTSRSNLVTYLMVTVAFIIVQTLVSTGSLTNSLTGLLVPICAYICMAISLNLVVGISGELSLGHAGFMSIGAFSGVVAVACLKGSIANSALLLVCGLVIGGILAGVAGFVIGIPVMRLRGDYLAIVTLAFGEIIKNLLNNFYVGLDDAGLHFSMHDANSLGMHGGTILINGPQGAVGIDKLSTFVAGFVLILFCLFVVLNLIHSRSGRAIMAVRDNRIAAESVGINVTKYRLMAFVVSAVLAGMAGALYAMNYSTIVPKKFDMNTSILILVFVVLGGMGNIRGSIVSATVLTLLPEMLRVISDYRMLIYAIVLILVMIVTNNPTLRLFFHGLKNRLLGSFRRSKGLSTEGGEVDE; from the coding sequence ATGGGAGCCCTCAAGGGGATAAGCAAGACGAGTCGTTCGAACCTCGTGACCTACCTCATGGTCACCGTCGCCTTCATCATCGTGCAGACGCTCGTGTCGACGGGCTCGCTCACCAACTCGCTCACGGGCCTGCTGGTTCCCATCTGCGCCTACATCTGCATGGCCATCTCGCTCAACCTGGTGGTCGGCATCTCGGGGGAGCTCTCCCTGGGCCATGCCGGCTTCATGAGCATCGGCGCCTTCTCGGGCGTCGTGGCCGTGGCCTGCCTCAAGGGGAGCATCGCGAACAGCGCGCTCCTCCTCGTCTGCGGGCTCGTCATCGGCGGCATCCTCGCGGGCGTGGCCGGCTTCGTCATCGGCATTCCTGTCATGCGCCTGCGCGGCGACTACCTCGCGATCGTGACGCTGGCGTTCGGCGAGATCATCAAGAACCTGCTCAACAACTTCTATGTGGGCCTTGATGACGCCGGCCTGCACTTCTCGATGCATGATGCCAACTCGCTCGGCATGCACGGGGGCACGATCCTCATCAACGGCCCCCAGGGGGCGGTCGGCATCGACAAGCTGTCGACCTTCGTCGCCGGCTTCGTGCTCATCCTCTTCTGCCTCTTCGTGGTGCTGAACCTCATCCACTCGAGGTCGGGCCGTGCCATCATGGCCGTGCGGGACAACCGCATCGCGGCGGAGTCGGTCGGCATCAACGTCACCAAGTACCGCCTCATGGCCTTCGTGGTGTCGGCGGTGCTCGCGGGCATGGCCGGGGCCCTCTACGCCATGAACTACTCCACGATCGTGCCCAAGAAGTTCGACATGAACACCTCGATCCTCATCCTGGTCTTCGTGGTGCTCGGCGGCATGGGCAACATCCGTGGCTCCATCGTCTCGGCGACGGTCCTCACGCTCCTGCCCGAGATGCTCCGCGTCATCTCCGACTACCGCATGCTCATCTATGCCATCGTGCTGATCCTGGTCATGATCGTGACCAACAACCCCACGCTGAGGCTGTTCTTCCATGGTCTCAAGAACCGATTGCTTGGCTCGTTCAGACGTTCGAAGGGCCTGTCTACGGAAGGGGGCGAGGTCGATGAGTGA